Proteins from a single region of Carassius carassius chromosome 25, fCarCar2.1, whole genome shotgun sequence:
- the LOC132104349 gene encoding cytosolic 5'-nucleotidase 1A-like isoform X2 translates to MSTPKPENAVTIAVSSRVLFHTEIEQKVFEQKGIEEYLRYQVEHENEPFAPGPAFPLVKALETVNCHLRELYPESEELFDIVLVTYNHANVGIRLINTINYHNLFIERFCMTGGSSPIGYLKALHTNLYLSADAEKVQEALAEGIAAATMFMSEKQTEVSETQLRVAFDGDAVLFSDESERIFKAHGLDKFFEHERENENTLLDHGPLKGFLEVLGKIQKKFYAKGQRLHCPIRTYLVTARSAASSGIRALKTLRAWGLETDEALFLAGAPKGPMLEKIRPHIYFDDQMFHVEGAVEMGAIAAHVPYGFAQKYPHKKSTNTGK, encoded by the exons ATGAGCACG CCCAAACCAGAGAACGCAGTCACCATTGCTGTGTCGTCGAGGGTTCTGTTCCACACAGAGATAGAGCAGAAGGTGTTTGAGCAGAAAGGTATAGAGGAGTACCTCAGGTATCAGGTGGAGCATGAAAATGAGCCCTTTGCTCCTGGCCCAGCATTCCCATTGGTTAAG GCACTGGAGACAGTAAATTGCCACTTGCGGGAGCTCTATCCAGAAAGCGAGGAGCTTTTTGACATTGTGCTAGTAACCTACAACCATGCTAATGTAGGCATCAGACTCATCAACACCATCAACTACCACA ATCTATTCATTGAGCGGTTCTGCATGACAGGAGGTAGCAGCCCCATTGGGTACCTGAAAGCATTGCATACAAACTTGTATTTGTCTGCCGATGCTGAAAAGGTTCAGGAAGCCCTCGCTGAAG GGATTGCAGCAGCCACCATGTTTATGTCAGAAAAACAAACTGAGGTGTCCGAGACCCAGCTGAGAGTGGCATTTGATGGTGACGCTGTTCTTTTTTCTGATGAATCTGAGCGTATTTTTAAAGCCCATGGCCTGGACAAGTTCTTCGAACACGAGAGGGAAAATGAAAACACATTGTTAGATcat GGGCCACTGAAAGGTTTTCTGGAAGTGCTTGGGAAAATTCAGAAGAAATTCTACGCTAAAGGCCAACGTCTGCACTGTCCCATCCGCACCTACCTCGTGACGGCCCGCAGCGCAGCCAGCTCCGGCATCCGTGCCTTAAAGACTCTCCGTGCCTGGGGACTAGAGACAGATGAGGCTCTTTTCCTGGCTGGGGCACCAAAAGGCCCCATGCTGGAGAAAATCCGGCCCCACATCTACTTTGATGACCAGATGTTTCATGTGGAGGGCGCTGTAGAGATGGGTGCCATTGCCGCCCATGTGCCCTACGGGTTTGCACAGAAATACCCTCATAAAAAAAGCACCAATACAGGAAAATAA